Proteins from a single region of Candidatus Roizmanbacteria bacterium CG_4_9_14_0_2_um_filter_38_17:
- a CDS encoding glycosyltransferase family 2 protein, with the protein MVKKVTISVAIAVYNEESNLARCLKSVKDWVDEIVVVDGGSSDKTVEIAESFNAIVIHTDNPQIFHVNKQKAIDACKGIWILQLDADEVVTAELKSEILEKVETGVDGYWIPRKNYFLGHWLKKGGVYPEYTLRLYRNGKGRLPCKTVHEQAQVDGEVGYLKSDLLHYPYANFAGYLAKAEAYTSLTARLWKDQSIKINPITTIKYMIAMPIYTFFNIYIRHLGVLDLFPGFVWALYSALHFPQAYIKLWRNK; encoded by the coding sequence ATGGTCAAAAAAGTAACTATATCTGTTGCAATTGCAGTCTATAATGAGGAGAGCAATCTAGCTAGGTGCTTGAAGTCTGTCAAAGACTGGGTGGATGAAATTGTGGTGGTTGATGGGGGGTCTAGTGATAAAACAGTAGAGATTGCTGAGTCATTTAATGCAATAGTTATACATACAGATAATCCCCAGATATTTCATGTTAATAAGCAAAAAGCGATTGATGCGTGTAAGGGGATCTGGATATTGCAGCTAGACGCTGATGAGGTTGTCACAGCTGAACTTAAATCAGAAATATTAGAAAAAGTAGAAACAGGAGTAGATGGATACTGGATCCCGCGTAAAAATTATTTTTTAGGTCACTGGCTAAAAAAAGGAGGGGTATATCCTGAATATACGCTTCGATTATATCGAAATGGTAAAGGAAGATTGCCATGTAAAACAGTGCACGAACAGGCGCAAGTCGATGGGGAGGTGGGATATCTTAAAAGCGACCTGTTACACTACCCATACGCAAATTTTGCGGGGTATCTGGCAAAAGCAGAAGCATACACAAGTCTAACAGCCAGGCTATGGAAAGATCAGAGTATAAAGATAAATCCCATTACTACCATAAAGTATATGATTGCTATGCCTATCTATACTTTTTTTAACATCTATATTCGTCATTTGGGAGTGTTGGATTTATTTCCAGGTTTTGTCTGGGCGCTATACTCTGCGTTACATTTTCCCCAAGCATATATTAAACTCTGGAGAAATAAATGA
- a CDS encoding glycosyl transferase, whose translation MKVSIIVPVYNEEKTICKVLSRLQKLGKQDFSYEIIVVDDGSTDTSVLEIKKSKLQIPKLKVVSHRKNKGKGMAVRTGIKHATGDYVVIQDADLEYDPQDIPRLVKVLGVAGVDVVYGTRLDRLPNLRRDERVPLFLLHFFGNRFLSLVTSILYGQWITDMETCYKLFPRKALTNIRLEAKGFEFEPEITAKLLKKGFHIYEIPIKTNPRGYDDGKKLDTIRDGVRALWTLIKYRIYD comes from the coding sequence GTGAAAGTATCTATTATTGTTCCTGTATACAATGAAGAAAAGACGATTTGTAAGGTTCTGTCGAGATTGCAAAAGTTAGGTAAACAAGACTTTAGTTATGAGATTATTGTAGTTGACGATGGATCTACTGATACTAGTGTATTGGAAATCAAAAAATCTAAATTACAAATTCCAAAGCTTAAAGTAGTATCTCATAGAAAAAATAAGGGGAAGGGGATGGCGGTGCGAACAGGTATTAAGCATGCAACGGGTGATTATGTAGTTATTCAGGATGCTGATCTGGAATACGATCCGCAAGATATACCTAGACTAGTTAAAGTCCTAGGCGTGGCTGGGGTTGATGTTGTATATGGCACAAGGTTGGATCGCTTGCCAAACTTGCGACGTGATGAGCGTGTTCCGCTTTTTCTATTACATTTTTTTGGTAACCGATTTCTAAGTTTAGTTACCAGTATACTTTATGGTCAGTGGATAACTGATATGGAAACCTGCTATAAGTTGTTTCCACGTAAGGCTCTTACAAATATTAGGCTTGAGGCGAAGGGGTTTGAGTTTGAGCCAGAGATAACGGCAAAGTTATTAAAAAAAGGTTTTCATATTTATGAAATACCTATTAAGACAAATCCACGAGGATATGACGATGGAAAGAAGCTTGATACTATTCGTGATGGAGTTCGCGCATTGTGGACGTTGATAAAATATCGAATATATGACTAA
- a CDS encoding glycosyl transferase family 2 — MPDSNPKIVVVMPAYYAEKTLEKTFKDLPKNLISEIILVDDASGDRTAIEAKKLGIKTFVHKQNVGYGGNQKTCYWEAQKSNADIIIMLHPDYQYDGTKIPALVEPILKGEYDVMLGSRIRTRQETLAGGMPPIKYLGNRILTTIANIILGTNLSEHLSGFRAYSSKALEVIPFQRFSNNFVFDQQFIFSAVSYGFKVGETPVPVRYFKEASSIGGWKGIKYVLDTLFCFLLYVLHQLGLIKSRMFR, encoded by the coding sequence ATGCCTGACTCAAATCCCAAAATCGTTGTTGTAATGCCAGCATATTACGCGGAGAAAACTCTAGAAAAAACATTTAAAGATTTACCAAAAAATCTTATTTCCGAAATAATATTAGTCGATGATGCCTCGGGAGATAGAACAGCAATTGAAGCTAAAAAACTAGGAATTAAAACATTTGTACATAAGCAGAATGTAGGCTACGGAGGAAATCAAAAAACTTGCTATTGGGAAGCTCAAAAAAGCAATGCAGACATAATAATCATGCTCCACCCAGATTACCAATACGATGGAACTAAAATACCAGCACTTGTAGAACCTATTCTTAAAGGTGAATACGACGTTATGCTAGGATCGAGAATCAGAACACGTCAAGAGACGCTCGCCGGAGGCATGCCACCAATCAAATACCTTGGAAATCGCATATTAACAACTATCGCTAATATAATCCTTGGTACGAATCTTTCAGAGCACTTAAGCGGTTTTCGAGCTTATTCTTCTAAAGCCTTAGAGGTAATACCTTTTCAGCGATTTTCAAACAATTTCGTATTTGACCAACAATTTATCTTTTCTGCGGTTTCATATGGATTCAAAGTAGGAGAAACTCCTGTTCCTGTTCGTTATTTTAAGGAGGCTTCATCCATCGGTGGCTGGAAAGGAATCAAATACGTACTAGATACATTATTCTGCTTCCTTCTTTACGTCCTCCATCAACTGGGTCTCATCAAGAGCAGGATGTTCAGATAG